In Brevibacillus brevis, a genomic segment contains:
- a CDS encoding CBASS oligonucleotide cyclase — protein sequence MSGSGGGYSVPRKTLAELEKERAAKEEGEKFETELNKYIKELLKDINDRDVEGINRHLETLRNALEKDIEGYVDLKFGGSIMKNTYADGLSDVDMLVQINNSELAGAKPNDVLKFFSEQIKRRLPNTEVKIGKLAVTVKFASGHEVQLLPSVKTESGYRIARPGENSWSNVIKPKKFAEKLTSVNQANANKVVPLIKLMKKINASFPPHKQLSGYHIESLAIDAFKNATSVPKTYKGMVEHFCRHAEKAVLRPITDSTGQSVHVDNYLGGANSVERQRVSTTFKQLLKRIETANNTNSFSSWKSILEGE from the coding sequence ATGAGCGGTAGTGGTGGTGGCTACAGTGTTCCGAGAAAAACACTTGCCGAACTGGAGAAAGAAAGAGCAGCAAAAGAAGAAGGTGAAAAATTTGAAACTGAACTAAATAAGTATATCAAAGAGTTATTGAAAGACATAAACGATCGTGATGTGGAAGGAATAAACCGACACTTAGAAACATTGAGAAATGCTTTGGAAAAGGACATAGAAGGTTATGTGGATCTTAAATTTGGTGGTTCCATCATGAAAAACACATATGCTGATGGCTTAAGTGACGTTGATATGCTGGTTCAAATCAATAATAGTGAATTGGCTGGCGCAAAACCGAATGATGTGTTGAAATTTTTTAGTGAACAGATTAAACGTCGTCTTCCGAACACAGAAGTTAAGATTGGAAAGTTGGCAGTTACAGTAAAATTTGCTTCAGGACATGAAGTTCAGTTGTTACCCAGTGTAAAAACAGAATCCGGATATCGCATAGCTCGTCCTGGCGAAAATAGTTGGAGCAATGTCATTAAACCAAAGAAATTTGCAGAGAAGTTGACCTCTGTTAATCAAGCGAACGCTAATAAAGTGGTTCCACTGATTAAGCTCATGAAAAAGATAAATGCTAGTTTTCCGCCTCATAAGCAACTTTCAGGGTATCACATTGAGTCTCTTGCAATTGATGCTTTTAAGAATGCTACATCTGTACCTAAGACGTACAAAGGAATGGTGGAGCATTTCTGCCGACATGCAGAAAAAGCAGTGTTGAGACCAATAACTGATAGTACTGGTCAATCCGTTCATGTAGATAATTATTTAGGTGGGGCAAATAGTGTTGAACGTCAAAGAGTGAGTACAACTTTTAAACAATTACTAAAGCGGATTGAAACTGCGAATAATACTAACTCGTTCTCTTCATGGAAATCTATACTTGAAGGTGAATGA
- a CDS encoding PucR family transcriptional regulator ligand-binding domain-containing protein produces MGITVQEMLRLDALQSLRVIAGFDGLDRIINQVNVLEMPITEVEHLVLGGELVLTTFHSLKDDLEAQVNTIKKLAENGAAALGIHPMIADKIMQKAIVEAANISGLPVILLPPAMPYATVFSAVLGTILNRQSQLLKQSEEINREMTRVILYGGDVNAIAKTLTGLIKQPVMITDDMFEILALGSKEAAEHSFLKKCLLMTEMSERIQFDKAGNWTHDSAMEMVFHSSLFEIEGQSVRLIVMPAGVISDPLGYIFTLEMGAPLQELDFIAISHASTAVALEIAKQRAITEAKRRMRSDFLTEMFEGKYVREEDLYERARAVGLNLVKKHMVLVMRFDFSDGLEKEMGKLESRIHAAVRSTINQHAPKCNFVVKGDMLVIFIHFDRQFDKQHSQQEAKNLAVLLKDAIEAGSGKARASAGIGGFYPSPLNLDQSYREALQALELGCKMFGTGSITAVNELGVFGILGEISGKLLDRFTTGLLDQLYQYDAKNQTDLVKTVEAYLDEKEIFTDVAKRLFVHPNTVKYRIEKAKEILGFDPFKKPEERLNFHLALKARKLLP; encoded by the coding sequence ATGGGGATCACGGTGCAGGAGATGCTGCGGTTGGACGCGCTGCAAAGTTTACGTGTTATCGCCGGTTTCGATGGTTTGGACAGGATCATCAATCAGGTAAATGTTTTGGAAATGCCCATAACCGAAGTGGAGCATTTGGTTTTGGGAGGCGAGCTTGTGCTGACCACCTTTCACAGCTTGAAAGATGATCTGGAGGCACAAGTGAATACGATTAAAAAGCTTGCTGAAAACGGGGCAGCAGCTTTGGGGATTCATCCGATGATTGCTGACAAGATCATGCAGAAGGCGATCGTGGAGGCAGCGAATATTTCTGGCCTTCCTGTCATTTTGTTGCCTCCTGCGATGCCTTATGCTACGGTTTTTTCTGCCGTGTTGGGGACGATCCTGAATCGGCAATCACAGTTGTTGAAACAATCGGAAGAGATTAACCGGGAGATGACCCGTGTCATACTGTATGGCGGTGATGTGAATGCGATTGCCAAGACGTTGACCGGATTAATCAAGCAGCCGGTAATGATTACCGACGATATGTTCGAAATTTTGGCTTTAGGGTCAAAAGAAGCGGCAGAACATTCGTTTTTAAAAAAGTGTTTGCTTATGACAGAAATGTCGGAGCGGATTCAGTTTGATAAAGCTGGAAACTGGACACACGATTCTGCGATGGAGATGGTGTTTCACTCCAGCTTGTTTGAGATAGAGGGGCAGTCTGTACGGCTGATCGTTATGCCTGCAGGAGTAATAAGCGATCCTCTGGGGTACATTTTTACCTTAGAGATGGGGGCTCCCTTACAAGAGCTTGATTTCATTGCTATCTCGCACGCTTCTACTGCGGTCGCTCTGGAGATTGCCAAGCAGCGGGCGATTACCGAAGCGAAAAGGCGAATGCGAAGTGACTTTTTGACGGAAATGTTCGAAGGGAAATATGTTAGAGAAGAGGATTTGTACGAGAGAGCGAGAGCGGTCGGGCTCAATCTGGTGAAAAAACATATGGTGCTGGTCATGCGTTTTGACTTCAGCGATGGTCTTGAAAAAGAGATGGGTAAATTGGAAAGCCGCATCCACGCGGCGGTCCGGTCAACAATCAATCAGCATGCTCCCAAATGCAATTTTGTGGTAAAGGGGGACATGTTGGTCATTTTCATTCATTTTGACAGGCAATTTGACAAGCAACATTCGCAACAAGAGGCGAAAAATCTTGCGGTCCTCTTAAAAGATGCTATCGAAGCGGGAAGCGGCAAAGCCCGCGCATCTGCTGGGATCGGCGGTTTTTATCCGTCGCCGTTGAATTTGGACCAAAGCTACAGGGAAGCGCTGCAAGCTCTTGAGCTCGGCTGCAAAATGTTTGGGACAGGCAGTATTACAGCAGTGAATGAGCTGGGGGTATTCGGGATTCTGGGGGAAATATCCGGCAAGTTGTTAGACCGGTTTACAACGGGGCTTCTCGATCAGCTCTATCAATATGATGCCAAAAATCAAACGGATCTCGTAAAGACGGTGGAAGCGTATCTGGATGAAAAGGAAATCTTTACAGATGTCGCAAAGCGGTTGTTCGTACATCCCAATACGGTCAAATACCGGATTGAAAAAGCGAAGGAGATTCTCGGGTTTGATCCATTTAAAAAGCCTGAGGAAAGATTGAATTTCCATCTGGCGCTGAAGGCCAGGAAGCTATTGCCATAA
- a CDS encoding aspartate/glutamate racemase family protein: MDKRILWINPVTTDLFDTIFKSEFDRIKQAGTIVDVVSLTLGPGPTHLEYNCYEVMLMPEILRVIKRAEEEGYDAAIIGCFYDPVLRAAREISKKMVVTAPAEASLHIASTLGESISIIVGRRKWIPEMRENVHKYGFADKLASFKSLDMGVHDFQKDHQVTMQRMREAAREAVEKDGANVLVLGCTIEFGFYREIQEELGVPVIDASLAPFKYAEFLIELNQKFGWSHSKLDGYQSPPDEEVACWKLF; the protein is encoded by the coding sequence ATGGATAAAAGAATTTTGTGGATCAATCCGGTCACTACTGATTTGTTCGACACCATTTTCAAGAGCGAGTTTGACAGGATCAAGCAGGCGGGGACGATTGTGGATGTGGTTTCCTTGACCCTGGGGCCTGGACCGACTCATCTGGAGTACAACTGCTACGAAGTGATGCTGATGCCCGAAATCCTCCGCGTGATTAAAAGAGCCGAAGAAGAAGGCTACGATGCGGCAATTATCGGCTGCTTCTATGATCCTGTCTTGAGGGCGGCTCGAGAGATTTCGAAAAAAATGGTCGTTACGGCTCCGGCTGAAGCCAGCTTGCATATTGCGTCGACATTGGGAGAGAGTATCTCGATCATTGTCGGGCGGCGCAAGTGGATACCCGAGATGAGAGAAAACGTCCATAAATATGGCTTTGCCGACAAATTGGCTTCTTTCAAGTCACTCGATATGGGCGTGCACGATTTTCAGAAAGATCATCAGGTGACCATGCAGCGAATGCGTGAGGCAGCGCGAGAGGCTGTCGAGAAGGATGGAGCCAATGTGCTTGTGCTGGGATGCACTATTGAATTTGGCTTTTATCGGGAAATTCAGGAGGAGCTGGGTGTTCCGGTTATTGATGCAAGCCTTGCACCTTTTAAATACGCCGAATTTTTGATAGAGCTCAACCAAAAATTCGGTTGGAGCCACAGCAAGCTGGATGGCTACCAATCGCCGCCTGATGAAGAAGTGGCCTGCTGGAAGCTGTTTTAA
- a CDS encoding MFS transporter has translation MRAESGVEVLQKRSVPVGALFENMPVTSQHWQAGLVLFFSFVIESWEMMIVILASASIGGEFQLDGTQIGSLIGSIYLGMIPGCLLWGKLVDKIGRKQSMIFSFGLYGIISLISAFSLTYEMLWWTRFLSGVALSGVLVATFPYFEELLPMKVRGKAAVYLASGWPVGYLLAIGTTYLFMELGWRWIIGVSSLTGLWFLAIAAFVPESPYWLAGKGRHSEAKEVIDKLSKGTMQREINSVELAVENVKTGSFLEIFRGQFRRSTILQLLINFSFSWGYWGLSSWMPALLAKKGLSAPEGMGFMAISALFMFPGYMVSSYLTGKYGRKKVMALFVFFAAVSGFGFANANTLQEMYIWNFALSFFSLGAWGVWDTWMAELYPTEVRGVSYSVGMTGQRVANAIAPSVIGAMLAINSSFLTTVSFISAFLVVTFVASLFLKETEGEILH, from the coding sequence ATGAGAGCAGAAAGCGGAGTGGAGGTACTGCAAAAGCGATCAGTACCCGTTGGAGCGCTGTTTGAAAACATGCCGGTTACCAGTCAGCATTGGCAAGCGGGATTGGTGCTTTTTTTCTCCTTTGTGATTGAATCGTGGGAAATGATGATTGTCATTCTGGCAAGCGCTTCAATTGGCGGCGAGTTTCAACTGGACGGCACTCAAATCGGATCGCTCATCGGCTCCATTTATCTTGGGATGATCCCGGGATGCCTGCTATGGGGAAAGCTCGTTGATAAAATCGGCCGCAAGCAATCAATGATTTTCAGTTTTGGGCTTTATGGAATCATTTCGCTTATTAGCGCATTCTCACTCACCTACGAAATGCTTTGGTGGACCCGCTTCTTGTCCGGTGTGGCGCTCTCTGGGGTTTTGGTGGCAACGTTCCCCTACTTCGAGGAGCTGCTCCCCATGAAGGTGCGTGGGAAGGCCGCGGTGTATCTGGCTTCTGGATGGCCTGTGGGCTATTTGCTTGCCATTGGCACGACCTACCTCTTTATGGAGCTTGGCTGGCGCTGGATTATTGGCGTCAGCTCGCTTACGGGTTTGTGGTTCCTGGCAATCGCGGCGTTTGTGCCTGAGTCGCCGTACTGGTTGGCCGGAAAAGGTCGCCATTCGGAGGCGAAGGAGGTTATTGACAAACTTTCCAAAGGCACGATGCAAAGAGAGATTAACAGCGTCGAGCTTGCTGTGGAGAATGTGAAAACAGGTTCTTTCCTGGAGATTTTTAGAGGGCAATTCCGGCGTTCGACAATTTTGCAGCTCCTCATCAACTTTAGTTTTTCCTGGGGATATTGGGGACTGTCCTCCTGGATGCCGGCACTTTTGGCGAAAAAAGGATTGAGTGCGCCGGAAGGAATGGGCTTTATGGCAATATCTGCCCTCTTCATGTTTCCCGGTTACATGGTCTCCTCGTATTTGACGGGCAAATATGGACGCAAAAAGGTAATGGCGCTGTTCGTCTTTTTTGCAGCGGTCAGCGGGTTTGGCTTTGCCAACGCAAATACCTTGCAGGAAATGTATATCTGGAATTTTGCCCTTTCGTTCTTCAGTTTGGGGGCGTGGGGAGTATGGGATACATGGATGGCTGAGCTGTATCCGACAGAGGTCCGCGGTGTCAGCTATTCTGTAGGGATGACCGGCCAACGGGTAGCCAACGCGATTGCGCCAAGTGTAATCGGAGCTATGCTGGCGATCAACAGCAGCTTTTTGACTACGGTTTCCTTTATCTCCGCTTTTCTTGTCGTTACATTTGTGGCTTCGCTTTTCCTGAAGGAAACGGAAGGCGAGATTTTGCATTAA
- a CDS encoding hydantoinase/oxoprolinase family protein — MRVATDIGGTFTDLVYLDENGKIGTAKSDTTPPHFEQGVIQVIQKAGIDPLEIATFIHGTTVIINALTERKGVKTGLITTKGFRDVLEIARGNRPDLFNVRYQKPTPFVARFLRKEVSERINYKGEVMTELAVEEVKATVEQLRAEGVEAIAVSFLHAYANPIHEKLAVEAIREIWPEVAVTASHEVTKEWREYERTSTAVLNSYVKPIAKSYIDKLSNHLHDIGLDGNKYIMQSNSGTTTFEQSKETPINMVESGPVAGIFGSAILGQILGEENIIAFDIGGTTAKCSLIDKGEVKVTTEYRIEKDERNAGYPIKVPVVDIVEIGNGGGSIAWIDGAGSLKVGPQSAGALPGPVAYGRGGESPTTTDANLVTGRLSPANFQNEVNMEAVKQAIHEKIAKHFGISVEEAALGIIRIANSNMLNALKLISIRKGYDPREFSLVAFGGGGPMHALALAKELGVKKVIIPIASSVFSAWGMLMTDLRHDYIQTYIRRMNGLNQEELNREWNQLEKEAIDQYEREGIAADQVLFVRYADIRYVGQEHAVKVPVPNGLMDAKAIEEVIDRFHDLHEQHYTFKLEHAPTEIVNLHLTAFGTVQKPRIASLGRQGDNSEEARKEVRPVLFEEYGWIDTTVYDRELLNAGSAVKGPAIVEETSSSTVIYPGQHLIVDEYGNLIITTGV; from the coding sequence ATGCGTGTAGCTACAGATATTGGAGGAACGTTTACTGACCTGGTGTACCTAGATGAGAACGGTAAAATCGGTACCGCTAAAAGCGATACAACACCGCCCCATTTTGAGCAAGGGGTTATCCAAGTGATTCAAAAGGCTGGGATTGATCCTTTGGAAATCGCGACTTTTATCCACGGAACGACGGTAATTATCAACGCATTGACGGAGCGCAAGGGAGTAAAGACCGGGTTAATCACGACAAAAGGGTTCCGCGATGTGCTGGAAATCGCCCGAGGCAACCGTCCCGATTTGTTCAATGTTCGCTATCAGAAGCCGACCCCGTTTGTCGCGCGCTTTCTGAGGAAGGAGGTCAGCGAGCGGATCAACTATAAGGGGGAAGTCATGACCGAATTGGCGGTGGAAGAGGTGAAGGCCACTGTCGAGCAACTGCGGGCGGAGGGAGTCGAGGCTATTGCGGTGTCATTTCTGCATGCCTACGCCAACCCCATTCATGAAAAGCTGGCGGTGGAAGCGATCAGGGAAATTTGGCCGGAGGTAGCAGTGACGGCTTCCCATGAGGTGACCAAGGAATGGCGCGAGTACGAGCGGACCAGTACGGCAGTGCTGAACTCTTATGTCAAGCCGATTGCCAAGTCCTACATCGACAAATTGAGTAACCATCTTCACGACATCGGGCTTGATGGCAATAAATATATCATGCAGTCCAACTCTGGCACGACTACTTTTGAGCAGTCAAAAGAAACGCCGATCAACATGGTCGAGTCGGGGCCAGTAGCCGGGATTTTTGGCTCAGCCATCTTGGGGCAAATTCTTGGGGAAGAAAACATCATTGCTTTTGATATCGGAGGAACGACGGCCAAATGCTCCCTGATCGACAAGGGGGAAGTAAAGGTTACGACGGAATACCGGATTGAGAAAGATGAACGAAATGCTGGATATCCGATTAAAGTACCCGTGGTCGACATCGTGGAGATCGGGAATGGCGGAGGTTCCATTGCCTGGATCGACGGTGCCGGCTCATTAAAGGTGGGGCCACAGTCGGCCGGGGCGTTGCCAGGGCCGGTCGCCTATGGACGTGGCGGTGAAAGTCCGACTACAACCGATGCCAATTTGGTTACAGGGCGGTTATCGCCTGCCAATTTTCAAAACGAGGTAAATATGGAAGCGGTCAAGCAAGCGATCCACGAAAAGATCGCAAAACACTTCGGCATCTCCGTGGAAGAGGCGGCGCTGGGAATTATCCGCATCGCCAACTCCAACATGCTGAATGCGTTGAAGCTCATTTCCATCCGCAAGGGTTACGACCCGCGAGAGTTTTCCCTGGTTGCATTCGGAGGGGGAGGACCGATGCATGCGCTGGCATTGGCCAAGGAATTGGGTGTGAAAAAAGTTATCATCCCGATTGCGTCTTCGGTCTTCTCCGCATGGGGCATGCTGATGACTGACTTGCGACATGACTACATCCAGACTTATATTCGCCGAATGAACGGACTGAATCAGGAAGAACTGAATCGTGAATGGAACCAACTGGAAAAAGAAGCGATTGACCAATACGAGCGCGAAGGAATTGCAGCGGATCAGGTACTGTTTGTACGATATGCGGACATCCGTTACGTCGGACAGGAGCATGCTGTCAAGGTTCCCGTGCCAAATGGACTGATGGATGCAAAAGCGATTGAGGAAGTGATTGATCGTTTCCATGACCTGCACGAGCAGCATTACACGTTCAAACTAGAGCATGCACCGACGGAGATTGTAAACCTCCATCTAACGGCGTTCGGCACAGTGCAAAAACCACGGATAGCCAGTCTGGGAAGACAAGGGGACAATAGCGAGGAAGCGCGCAAGGAAGTGCGTCCGGTTCTGTTCGAAGAGTATGGATGGATTGACACGACAGTCTACGATCGCGAGCTACTGAATGCCGGAAGCGCGGTGAAGGGTCCGGCAATTGTCGAGGAAACCTCTTCTTCAACGGTCATTTATCCTGGACAGCATCTCATTGTTGATGAATATGGCAATCTAATCATTACTACGGGGGTGTAG
- a CDS encoding hydantoinase B/oxoprolinase family protein, translating into MSETTLKHDQFTLEIVKDSLIAIGEEMFHTLARTSMSPIIYEVLDFASGLTDAKGQLLTQGNGVTGFIGMLTFMVKETLKKFSANGELKPGDIIIINDPYGGGGSHLSDVGLLLPIFYEGELIAFSANKAHWTEVGGKDPGSWTTDSTEIFQEGLQFPCVKLFEEGKLNQPLVDIIAANVRFPDLSLGDMWAQVAALRTGEKRFRELCDKHGKAVVKDAIDHLLRHGEQLAVKEIAKLPKGTYEAIDFIDDDGVGNGPFKVQVKVTITDDEFICDFRGSHPQVLGPVNCSYTALVSAVRVIFLAVTNPCQDVNDGVFRPLHILVDDRSIFSAERPAAVSTYWETMMYGADLVWKALAPVVPHRLNAGHLLSVCGVVLSGIHPDTHEPFLVVEPSVGGWGAGDGLDGMAGQFCIGDGETYNVPVEVAETRYGIMVEEYSLRTDGAGAGKYRGGSGAIRSYRAMSDGQTITATFGRHKYLPWGFNGGHDGSRNEFEIVKANGEVAGPFGKYARFPLNKGDVVRLVTATGGGYGNPLERPIEKVVLDAKNGYISVEQARDLYGVELDKATYRVEGVTPQRQSFEQEEQQCSL; encoded by the coding sequence ATGAGTGAGACAACGTTGAAACATGACCAGTTTACGCTTGAGATTGTGAAAGATTCCCTGATCGCCATTGGGGAAGAAATGTTTCATACATTGGCGCGCACGTCGATGAGTCCGATTATTTACGAGGTGCTCGACTTCGCCAGCGGCTTGACAGATGCAAAAGGTCAACTTCTGACTCAAGGCAACGGTGTAACCGGATTTATCGGGATGCTGACCTTTATGGTGAAGGAAACCTTGAAAAAGTTTTCCGCCAATGGGGAGCTAAAGCCGGGGGATATCATCATCATTAATGATCCTTACGGTGGAGGAGGTTCCCACTTGTCTGATGTAGGTCTTTTGCTGCCAATCTTTTACGAGGGCGAGCTGATTGCCTTCTCGGCCAATAAGGCCCACTGGACCGAAGTAGGCGGAAAAGACCCGGGTTCCTGGACGACCGACTCTACGGAGATTTTCCAGGAAGGTTTGCAATTTCCTTGCGTCAAGCTATTTGAAGAAGGCAAGCTGAATCAGCCGTTGGTTGATATCATTGCAGCAAATGTCCGTTTCCCTGATCTCTCGCTTGGCGATATGTGGGCGCAGGTTGCAGCATTGCGAACAGGGGAGAAGCGCTTTCGCGAATTGTGCGATAAGCATGGAAAAGCGGTAGTGAAGGATGCCATTGACCATTTGTTAAGACATGGCGAACAGTTGGCAGTAAAGGAAATTGCCAAGCTGCCGAAGGGCACGTATGAAGCCATAGATTTTATTGATGATGACGGAGTTGGAAACGGTCCATTCAAGGTACAGGTGAAGGTCACCATTACCGATGACGAGTTTATTTGTGATTTCCGCGGTAGTCATCCGCAGGTGTTGGGGCCAGTCAATTGCTCCTATACCGCCTTGGTTTCCGCCGTTCGCGTTATTTTCCTTGCGGTGACGAACCCGTGTCAGGATGTAAACGATGGCGTTTTCCGCCCGCTCCACATTCTTGTAGATGACCGCTCCATTTTCTCTGCGGAACGCCCGGCAGCCGTATCAACCTACTGGGAAACCATGATGTATGGAGCGGATCTCGTCTGGAAGGCACTTGCACCGGTCGTTCCCCATCGGTTGAATGCGGGGCATCTGCTTTCGGTGTGCGGGGTGGTGCTATCCGGCATCCATCCGGATACGCACGAACCGTTCCTTGTGGTTGAACCTTCAGTCGGAGGATGGGGGGCAGGAGACGGACTGGACGGGATGGCCGGACAGTTTTGCATCGGCGATGGGGAAACGTACAACGTGCCGGTCGAAGTAGCCGAGACACGTTATGGCATCATGGTCGAGGAGTACAGCCTGCGTACGGATGGTGCTGGTGCCGGTAAATATCGCGGCGGCTCAGGAGCTATCCGTTCGTACCGCGCGATGTCTGATGGTCAGACGATCACGGCAACCTTTGGCCGTCACAAATATTTGCCATGGGGCTTTAACGGGGGGCATGACGGCTCCCGCAATGAATTTGAGATCGTCAAAGCAAATGGCGAAGTGGCTGGTCCATTTGGCAAATATGCACGCTTTCCGCTTAATAAAGGAGATGTCGTGCGCCTTGTTACCGCAACAGGTGGAGGATATGGCAATCCGCTGGAACGTCCGATAGAGAAGGTCGTCCTAGATGCCAAAAATGGCTATATTTCCGTAGAACAAGCAAGAGACTTGTACGGAGTAGAGCTGGACAAGGCAACGTATCGTGTAGAAGGGGTGACACCACAGCGTCAGTCTTTTGAACAGGAGGAACAGCAATGCTCATTGTAA
- a CDS encoding cupin domain-containing protein yields MLIVNANAIQPEDRPGVTLKTLFTENQVENGKATFGVVVVPPGARIPLSGLGSHEQDEYSIVVKGTILAGTKEREYRMSANDASLIPAGEAHWAYNDGSEECEIVWVLVKR; encoded by the coding sequence ATGCTCATTGTAAATGCCAATGCGATTCAGCCGGAAGATCGTCCAGGTGTAACCCTGAAAACCTTGTTTACCGAAAACCAGGTAGAGAACGGAAAAGCTACTTTTGGTGTCGTCGTCGTTCCGCCTGGTGCGCGTATTCCTTTAAGCGGTTTGGGGAGTCATGAGCAGGACGAGTATTCAATCGTCGTAAAAGGAACGATTCTTGCCGGTACTAAAGAGCGAGAATATCGTATGTCAGCAAATGATGCGTCTCTTATTCCTGCTGGTGAGGCCCACTGGGCATACAACGACGGGAGCGAAGAATGCGAAATCGTCTGGGTGCTTGTAAAGCGATAG
- a CDS encoding LacI family DNA-binding transcriptional regulator: MKPTIYDVAKEAGVSTATVSKVINNTGKIGDKTKEKVLRVMEQLNYQPKTVASAPRGKLSHSIGLLIPDLANPFFAEFARSIEDCGRELGYSILICSTDFQKANELKHSAFLIDKKVDGIIIISGSQDESFIKELLDKQIPTVIVNKELTTPLPIDSVSVDDFIGGYEATKHLLELGHRRIGTIQLGELLLGKERLRGYKHALEEFEVKYEKTLTFFSSPNATIEESKQISLEILSAPQRPTAIFAGNDILALGVIHAAMELGLSIPDDLSVIGFDNTVLSAMSNPPLTTMAQSIQDMGRLSINLLLEEIKGMQRNKQKIQLRPELVVRRSTRELVR, from the coding sequence ATGAAACCGACGATATACGATGTGGCAAAAGAAGCGGGAGTATCGACTGCTACCGTATCGAAAGTCATCAATAATACCGGGAAAATTGGCGACAAGACCAAAGAAAAGGTGCTGCGCGTGATGGAGCAGTTGAACTACCAGCCCAAGACGGTGGCTTCCGCGCCGCGCGGGAAGCTCTCCCACTCGATCGGCTTGTTGATTCCGGACTTGGCGAACCCGTTCTTCGCTGAATTTGCCCGAAGCATCGAAGACTGTGGCCGCGAATTAGGCTACAGCATCCTGATTTGCAGCACGGACTTCCAAAAAGCGAATGAACTCAAGCACAGCGCTTTTTTGATCGACAAAAAGGTCGATGGAATCATCATCATTTCCGGCTCGCAGGACGAGTCGTTTATTAAAGAGTTGCTCGACAAGCAAATTCCTACTGTAATTGTGAACAAAGAACTGACGACACCGCTGCCGATCGACAGCGTCTCGGTCGACGATTTTATCGGCGGCTACGAGGCCACGAAGCATTTGCTGGAGCTTGGGCACCGCCGGATCGGTACGATTCAACTGGGGGAGCTGCTGCTGGGGAAAGAACGGCTGCGCGGCTACAAGCACGCGCTCGAGGAATTTGAGGTGAAATACGAGAAAACCTTGACCTTTTTCAGCTCTCCGAATGCCACAATCGAGGAGAGCAAGCAAATTTCGCTGGAGATTCTTTCCGCCCCCCAGCGCCCGACTGCTATTTTCGCCGGAAACGACATTCTGGCGCTCGGCGTCATCCACGCAGCTATGGAGCTGGGGCTGTCTATTCCGGATGACCTGTCCGTCATCGGCTTCGACAACACTGTGCTCAGCGCCATGTCCAACCCGCCATTGACGACCATGGCGCAATCCATTCAAGACATGGGGCGTCTCTCTATTAACCTGCTGCTGGAGGAAATCAAAGGGATGCAGCGCAACAAACAAAAAATCCAGCTTCGGCCGGAGCTGGTTGTCAGGAGGTCGACGAGGGAGTTGGTGCGTTGA